Below is a genomic region from Brassica rapa cultivar Chiifu-401-42 chromosome A08, CAAS_Brap_v3.01, whole genome shotgun sequence.
CCTAAAGTGTTACACATCAATCAACAGACGTAGCTCCTAAAGCTaaaattctcaaattatattctTTACAACGACACAAAGACTGACCAATAAGAAGCGAGAGAATCGAATCAGTTCACAAACACAATAATGAAAGTGACTTTAGTAAATAACAATGGGAAGTTAGAGAGACGAACCAGCCACGGAGGAAAGAGGAGCCATCAGAGTTTGAATCCTGGTAATGGTGGTGATCGTGCTGGTAGTGGTTGCACTGttgcggcggaggaggaggatgaggagGAGGGTAGTTACCGGCGAAGTAGCCTTGATAACCTCCTTCGTAAGGACGCGGTGGCGGGTACGGTGGATACCCGTGAGGCTGAGGCGGTGGATATCCTTCGTGATGCGGCGGAGGATATCCCGGAGGCGGCGGCGCCGATGGATAACCAGGAGGCGGATAATGAGATTGGTATCCTATTTCAAACAGATCGAATTATAATCGAATCGATCATCAGAAAGTAAAAGTGATTACGAACCTGGAGGAGGAGGATACGATTCCGGTGGAACTTTCTCGTAGCTCATATCTCTTTCGAAtcagagagattttttttttttttttttgagacaGTTGAGATTATtgcaaaacaaaacttaaaaagatgTTTTCAGTTTCACGGACTTTTTTTTGTCCAAGCTGTCTTTTTCaattactccctctgttttttaatataagtcgttttagagaaacttttttgttccaaattatatgtcgttttcggttttttatgtaacatttattagtaattaatgttgtctgaccaatgataatatatcttctatttttctattggttaaattgtggttaggtaaataattaatgatgtttttgtttcgaaaatataagaaattaatgattttcttaatctatgtgcatagcttcaaaacgacttataataaaaaacggagggagtattaataAGTACAGTCACGTCTCACGTGTCATTTAATCGTGCTGTCACGTTTATATTGGACTTGGGCCTCAAACTATTTGTTTTATATCAATTTGTTTTACTATTGGGCTGGACAACTAATTAAATTGGGAAAACAATAGCTTATGGtttatgttttttcttgtttacTTGTAAACACAAGTTACATGACAATAATTTTGAAAGTGGTATTCATCTAAATAAAGAGGTACATATATCAAACCATATGATCCAACTACTGGTTTGATGCAAATACCAGTAGCAACATCTCATGCTAtatgcttaaataatatatgtttggTAGATGATTCTTAAACCTCCACATCGATTTTATTGGATGTGGCTAAGATAATACAAGACAAACACAGCTTACTGAGATAA
It encodes:
- the LOC103836141 gene encoding cysteine-rich and transmembrane domain-containing protein WIH2 yields the protein MSYEKVPPESYPPPPGYQSHYPPPGYPSAPPPPGYPPPHHEGYPPPQPHGYPPYPPPRPYEGGYQGYFAGNYPPPHPPPPPQQCNHYQHDHHHYQDSNSDGSSFLRGCLAALCCCCLLEECF